One genomic segment of Chelonia mydas isolate rCheMyd1 chromosome 1, rCheMyd1.pri.v2, whole genome shotgun sequence includes these proteins:
- the LOC119565206 gene encoding olfactory receptor 52R1-like gives MAMALDLYVAICHPLRHSTILTNSVVAKIGLAVMLRSGMVILPYPFLLRQWPYCRTNIIPQPYCAHIAVVKLACADIRISSYYGLFVVLCVIGLDVIFIALSYIQILRAIFSLPTKDARLKTFGTCISHLCAILAFYIPSLFLSLMYRFGQNVPLHFHILIANVYLLMPPMLNPIIYGVGTKQIRDRLLRLFTHNRT, from the coding sequence ATGGCCATGGCTCTGGATCTCTatgtggccatctgccatcccctgagacattccaccatcctgacaaactCCGTGGTGGCCAAGATTGGACTGGCCGTGATGCTGAGAAGTGGAATGGTCATACTGCCATATCCCTTCCTGTTGAggcagtggccatattgcagaaccaacatcatcccccagCCGTACTGTGCACATATAgccgtggtgaagctggcctgtgccGACATCCGCATCAGTAGTTACTACGGCCTTTTTGTGGTATTGTGTGTGATTGGTCTGGATGTGATTTTTATTGCCCTGTCATACATCCAGATCCTCAGAGCCATattcagcctccccacaaaggatgcccggctcaagacttttgggacctgcatctcccacctctgtgccatcttagccttttacatcccaagtctcttcctctccctcatgTACCGGTTTGGCCAGAATGTGCCCCTGCATTTCCACATTCTCATTGCCAACGTTTACCTCTTGATGCCCCCCATGCTAAATCCCATCATCTACGGAGTGGGGACCAAACAGATCCGGGACAGGCTGCTCCGGCTCTTTACTCATAACAGAACCTAA